The following coding sequences are from one Fusobacterium sp. IOR10 window:
- the pta gene encoding phosphate acetyltransferase, translating into MSFLGKVRKKALVSNSRIVLPEAHDERVMRATAEILKEKLARPILIGSAEKIALDAKAYEISIEGATIVDPENFEKMDAYATKLAEIRSKKGMTFEQAKAKLMSDKDFLGAMLVKMGDAEGMVSGATAPTANVLRAGIQVIGTRPGVKTVSSVFVMELTQKKDLFGSILLFGDCSVIPKPTSEQLADIATSAAETAITIAGINPRVALMTFSTKGSAHHECVDLVKDAGKILRERKVSFRFDDELQADAALVKSVGEVKAPLSDVSGNANVLIFPTLSAGNIGYKLVQRLAGANAYGPIIQGLNAPINDLSRGCSIDDITVLVAITSAQACTTCTIAAQD; encoded by the coding sequence GTGAGTTTTTTAGGAAAAGTAAGAAAAAAAGCCTTAGTATCAAACAGTAGGATTGTGTTACCAGAAGCACATGATGAAAGAGTAATGAGAGCAACAGCAGAAATATTAAAGGAAAAATTAGCACGTCCAATATTAATAGGAAGTGCAGAAAAAATAGCTTTAGATGCTAAAGCCTATGAAATTTCAATTGAAGGGGCTACTATAGTTGATCCTGAAAATTTTGAAAAAATGGATGCATATGCTACTAAATTAGCAGAAATAAGATCAAAAAAAGGAATGACTTTTGAACAAGCAAAAGCAAAATTAATGTCTGATAAAGATTTCCTAGGAGCAATGTTAGTTAAGATGGGAGATGCAGAAGGAATGGTATCTGGAGCAACTGCACCAACAGCTAACGTATTAAGAGCAGGAATTCAAGTTATAGGAACAAGACCAGGAGTAAAAACAGTTTCTTCTGTTTTTGTAATGGAATTAACTCAAAAGAAAGATTTATTTGGAAGCATCTTATTATTTGGAGATTGTTCAGTTATACCAAAACCAACTTCAGAACAATTGGCTGATATAGCTACTTCAGCTGCTGAAACAGCTATAACAATAGCTGGAATAAATCCAAGAGTTGCATTAATGACTTTCTCAACTAAAGGTTCTGCACATCATGAATGTGTTGATTTAGTTAAAGATGCAGGAAAAATATTAAGAGAAAGAAAAGTTTCTTTCAGATTTGATGACGAATTACAAGCAGATGCTGCTTTAGTTAAATCAGTAGGAGAAGTTAAAGCTCCTTTATCTGATGTTTCTGGAAATGCAAATGTTTTAATATTCCCAACTTTATCAGCTGGTAATATAGGATATAAATTAGTTCAAAGACTTGCAGGAGCAAATGCTTATGGTCCAATAATTCAAGGTTTAAATGCACCTATAAACGATTTATCTAGAGGATGTTCAATAGATGATATAACTGTTTTAGTTGCAATTACTTCAGCTCAAGCTTGTACTACATGTACAATAGCAGCACAAGATTAA
- the ftsY gene encoding signal recognition particle-docking protein FtsY, whose amino-acid sequence MGIFKKLFRKKETEVEEKVEKNNIPIEEDNILIDEESSKKINLFKSLREKLFRTREGFFGKIKDIFSGKDVIDDGMYEELEELLVQSDIGMDMTMKIVSSLEKEVKKRGLKDPKEIYEVLRLVMEGFLIKENNELDIRDGELNVILVVGVNGVGKTTTIGKIANQLKKEGKKVIIGAADTFRAAAIEQLEEWGKRAEVEVISKEQGSDPGAVVYETISIAAAQKADVVIIDTAGRLHNKANLMKELEKINNIIVKKIGSERYESILVLDGTTGQNGLSQAEMFNESTKLTGFVVTKLDGTAKGGIIFSISEKIKKPIKYIGVGESIEDLRKFNAKEYINAIFD is encoded by the coding sequence ATGGGGATTTTTAAAAAATTATTTAGAAAAAAAGAAACTGAAGTAGAAGAGAAGGTTGAAAAGAACAATATACCGATTGAAGAGGATAATATACTAATAGATGAAGAAAGTAGTAAAAAAATAAATTTATTTAAATCTTTAAGGGAAAAACTTTTCAGAACAAGGGAAGGTTTCTTTGGAAAAATAAAAGATATTTTTTCAGGAAAAGATGTAATAGATGATGGAATGTATGAAGAATTAGAAGAATTGTTAGTGCAATCTGATATTGGAATGGATATGACTATGAAGATAGTGTCATCTCTAGAAAAGGAAGTTAAGAAAAGAGGTTTAAAGGATCCAAAGGAAATCTATGAAGTTTTAAGATTGGTTATGGAAGGTTTCTTAATTAAAGAAAATAATGAACTTGATATTAGAGATGGAGAATTAAATGTAATATTAGTTGTGGGAGTAAACGGAGTAGGAAAAACTACAACTATAGGGAAGATAGCAAATCAATTGAAAAAAGAAGGAAAGAAAGTTATAATTGGTGCAGCAGATACATTTAGAGCTGCAGCTATAGAGCAACTAGAAGAATGGGGTAAAAGAGCAGAGGTTGAAGTTATAAGTAAAGAACAAGGAAGTGATCCTGGAGCAGTTGTTTATGAAACTATTTCCATAGCTGCAGCTCAAAAAGCAGATGTGGTTATCATAGATACAGCTGGAAGATTACACAATAAAGCAAATTTAATGAAAGAATTGGAAAAAATAAATAATATTATAGTTAAAAAAATAGGAAGCGAAAGATACGAATCAATCCTAGTGTTAGATGGGACTACAGGGCAAAATGGATTATCCCAAGCTGAAATGTTTAACGAGTCAACTAAATTAACAGGATTTGTTGTGACAAAGTTAGATGGAACAGCTAAAGGGGGAATTATTTTTAGCATTTCAGAAAAAATTAAAAAACCAATTAAATATATTGGAGTGGGAGAAAGTATTGAAGATCTTAGGAAGTTCAACGCTAAAGAATATATTAACGCAATATTTGATTAA
- the nrdD gene encoding anaerobic ribonucleoside-triphosphate reductase has product MKIIKRSGMEVDFNINKIISAIGKANKEVPETEKISKEDILKLAGTVESICLNSDHSLNVEDIQDLVELNLMKGKHFSVAKKYITYRYQRALVRKSNSTDAQILSLLNSSNEEIKQENSNKNSTVVSVQRDYMAGEVSKDITKRFLLDQDIVDAHDKGIIHFHDADYFAQHMHNCDLVNLEDMLQNGTVISGTRIDKPHSFSTACNIATQIIAQVASSQYGGQSISLAHLAPFVEVSRNKIKKQLKENFNEIGIEITEEKFNQLVEKRVRDEVNRGVQTIQYQVVTLMTTNGQSPFVTVFMYLGEAKNKQEEKDLAMIIEEVLDQRYQGVKNEQGVWVTPAFPKLIYVLQENNINEDSPYYYLTEKAGKCTAKRMVPDYISEKKMKELKDGNCYTCMGCRSFLTVYHDENDKPKFYGRFNQGVVTINLVDIACSSEKNRDKFWKIFDERLDLCYRGLMARHNRLKGTISDVAPILWQNGALARLEKGETIDKLLFNGYSTISLGYAGLYECIKYMTGKSHTDPEATPFALEIMKHLNDACATWKKKHNIDFSVYGTPLESTTYKFAKLLKKRFGIIEGVTDKNYITNSYHINVSENIDAFSKLSFEAKFQELSPGGAISYIETPNMEDNLEAIMAVLKHIYDNIMYAEINTKSDYCQKCGYTGEIQIQEDENGKLIWKCPHCGNTDQTTMNVARRTCGYIGTQYWNQGRTQEIKERVLHL; this is encoded by the coding sequence ATGAAAATAATTAAAAGAAGTGGGATGGAAGTTGATTTTAATATAAACAAAATCATCAGTGCTATTGGAAAGGCAAATAAAGAAGTTCCAGAAACTGAAAAAATTTCTAAAGAAGATATTTTGAAATTAGCTGGCACTGTTGAAAGCATTTGCTTAAATTCAGATCATTCGTTAAATGTTGAAGATATACAAGATCTTGTGGAATTAAATTTGATGAAAGGTAAACACTTTTCTGTGGCTAAAAAATATATTACCTACAGATATCAAAGGGCTTTAGTTAGAAAATCTAACTCTACAGATGCTCAAATTTTAAGTTTACTTAATAGTTCAAATGAAGAAATTAAACAAGAAAATTCAAATAAAAATTCCACAGTTGTAAGTGTTCAAAGGGATTACATGGCTGGGGAAGTTAGTAAGGATATTACAAAACGTTTTTTACTAGATCAAGATATTGTAGATGCTCACGATAAGGGAATTATACATTTTCATGATGCTGATTATTTTGCTCAACATATGCACAATTGTGATTTGGTAAATTTAGAGGATATGCTACAAAACGGAACTGTAATTAGTGGTACTAGAATTGATAAGCCTCATTCTTTTTCAACAGCTTGTAACATTGCAACTCAAATAATTGCTCAAGTTGCAAGTTCTCAATATGGAGGTCAAAGCATTTCCCTTGCTCACTTGGCTCCCTTTGTTGAAGTTAGTAGAAATAAAATAAAAAAACAATTAAAGGAAAATTTTAATGAAATTGGCATTGAAATAACTGAAGAAAAATTTAATCAATTAGTTGAAAAAAGAGTTAGAGATGAAGTTAATCGTGGTGTACAAACTATTCAATATCAAGTTGTAACTCTTATGACAACAAATGGACAATCTCCATTTGTAACAGTATTTATGTACTTAGGAGAAGCTAAAAACAAACAAGAGGAAAAGGATTTAGCTATGATAATTGAGGAAGTTTTAGACCAACGTTATCAAGGAGTTAAAAATGAACAAGGAGTATGGGTTACCCCTGCTTTCCCAAAATTAATCTATGTTTTACAAGAAAATAATATTAATGAGGATTCTCCATATTATTATTTAACTGAAAAAGCTGGAAAATGTACTGCTAAACGTATGGTTCCAGATTATATTTCAGAAAAGAAAATGAAAGAATTAAAAGATGGTAATTGTTATACTTGCATGGGTTGTCGTTCTTTTTTAACAGTTTATCATGATGAAAATGATAAGCCTAAGTTTTATGGAAGATTTAATCAAGGGGTTGTAACTATTAATTTAGTTGACATTGCTTGTTCTTCAGAAAAGAACAGAGATAAATTCTGGAAAATCTTTGATGAACGTTTAGATCTTTGTTATAGAGGATTAATGGCTAGACATAATCGTTTAAAGGGAACTATATCTGATGTTGCTCCTATTTTATGGCAAAATGGAGCCCTAGCTAGACTTGAAAAGGGTGAAACTATTGACAAATTATTATTTAATGGATATTCTACAATTTCTTTAGGTTATGCTGGACTTTATGAATGTATTAAATACATGACTGGAAAATCTCATACTGATCCTGAAGCTACACCTTTTGCTTTGGAAATAATGAAACACTTAAATGACGCTTGTGCCACATGGAAGAAAAAACATAATATAGATTTTTCTGTTTATGGAACTCCACTTGAAAGTACAACTTATAAATTTGCTAAATTACTTAAGAAAAGATTTGGAATAATTGAAGGTGTCACTGATAAAAACTATATTACTAACAGCTATCATATTAATGTTTCTGAAAACATTGATGCTTTTTCTAAATTAAGTTTTGAAGCAAAATTCCAAGAATTATCCCCTGGTGGAGCAATAAGTTACATTGAAACTCCAAATATGGAAGATAATTTAGAGGCAATTATGGCTGTTCTTAAACATATATATGATAATATTATGTATGCTGAAATAAATACAAAGAGTGATTATTGTCAAAAATGTGGTTACACAGGAGAAATTCAAATTCAAGAGGATGAAAATGGAAAACTAATTTGGAAATGTCCTCACTGTGGAAATACTGATCAAACTACAATGAATGTTGCTAGAAGAACTTGTGGATATATTGGAACTCAATATTGGAATCAAGGAAGAACTCAAGAAATTAAAGAGAGAGTTCTACACTTATAA
- a CDS encoding DUF496 family protein codes for MDKALEIVRKARRKNKIEREIQDHEKKVRDNKKRVLLLNNLEEYIKPTMTYEDFVSIVENMKLDYEERVSDHTISIADLEKERKNIIGDLRKAGIKNTPVE; via the coding sequence ATGGATAAAGCACTAGAAATAGTTAGAAAAGCTAGAAGAAAAAATAAAATAGAAAGGGAAATCCAAGATCACGAAAAAAAAGTAAGGGATAATAAAAAAAGAGTTTTACTTCTTAATAATTTAGAAGAATATATTAAACCAACTATGACTTATGAAGATTTTGTAAGTATAGTTGAAAATATGAAATTAGATTATGAAGAAAGAGTTAGTGATCACACTATTAGTATTGCTGATCTTGAAAAGGAAAGAAAAAATATAATTGGAGATTTGAGAAAAGCTGGAATAAAAAATACACCTGTTGAATAG
- a CDS encoding acetate/propionate family kinase: MKVLVINCGSSSLKYQLLNPESGLVFAKGLCERIGIEGSRMEYEVPSTDLEKEFKQAMPTHKEALTLVINTLTDKEIGVIASVDEVDALGHRVVHGGEAFAKSVLLTDEVLKAIESNNELAPLHNPANLMGIDTCRELMPGKPNVCVFDTAFHQTMPAKSYMYALPYEDYTELKVRKYGFHGTSHKFVSEECIKAMGNPEHSNIIVCHLGNGASISAVKDGKCIDTSMGLTPLQGVMMGTRCGDIDPAAVLFIKGKRNLSDKEMDSRLNKESGILGIYGKSSDCRDMENGVEAGDERAILAEEMFIYKIKAYIGNYAAQLGGVDAVCFAGGIGENAAGVREAVLEGLEFMGIKIDKEINSVRKKGIVDLTAADSKAKIFKIPTNEELEIARDTFNIVNNK; encoded by the coding sequence ATGAAAGTATTGGTAATAAATTGTGGTAGTTCATCTTTAAAATATCAATTATTAAATCCTGAATCAGGTTTAGTTTTTGCAAAGGGACTTTGTGAAAGAATAGGAATAGAAGGATCAAGAATGGAATATGAAGTTCCTTCAACTGATTTAGAAAAAGAATTTAAACAAGCAATGCCTACACATAAAGAAGCTTTAACATTAGTAATAAATACATTAACTGATAAAGAAATAGGAGTAATTGCTTCAGTTGATGAAGTTGATGCATTAGGTCACAGAGTAGTTCATGGGGGAGAAGCATTTGCAAAATCAGTATTATTAACTGACGAAGTATTAAAAGCAATTGAATCAAACAATGAATTAGCACCACTTCACAATCCAGCAAACTTAATGGGAATAGATACTTGTAGAGAATTAATGCCTGGGAAACCAAATGTATGTGTATTCGATACTGCATTTCATCAAACAATGCCAGCTAAATCTTACATGTATGCACTACCATATGAAGATTATACTGAATTAAAAGTAAGAAAATATGGATTCCACGGTACATCTCATAAATTCGTTTCTGAAGAATGTATCAAAGCAATGGGAAATCCTGAACATTCAAATATAATAGTATGTCATTTAGGAAATGGAGCATCAATCTCAGCTGTTAAAGATGGGAAATGTATAGACACTTCAATGGGTCTTACTCCATTACAAGGTGTAATGATGGGAACTAGATGTGGGGATATTGATCCTGCAGCTGTTTTATTTATAAAAGGAAAAAGAAACCTTTCTGATAAAGAAATGGATTCAAGACTAAATAAAGAATCAGGAATTTTAGGAATATATGGAAAATCTTCTGACTGTAGAGATATGGAAAATGGAGTTGAAGCAGGGGATGAAAGAGCAATACTTGCTGAAGAAATGTTCATATATAAAATTAAAGCTTACATAGGAAACTATGCAGCACAACTTGGTGGAGTAGACGCAGTTTGCTTTGCTGGTGGAATTGGAGAAAATGCAGCAGGTGTTAGAGAAGCAGTTTTAGAAGGATTAGAGTTTATGGGAATTAAAATAGATAAAGAAATAAACTCAGTTAGAAAAAAAGGTATTGTTGACTTAACAGCAGCAGACTCTAAAGCAAAAATCTTTAAAATACCTACTAATGAAGAATTAGAAATTGCAAGAGATACTTTTAATATAGTAAACAACAAATAA
- the nrdG gene encoding anaerobic ribonucleoside-triphosphate reductase activating protein has translation MYYGNIKKVDIANGKGVRVSLFVSGCRNRCKNCFNPETQNFKYGKEFTQETENYILELLKEKYISGLTVLGGEPFEEENQRRLLPFIKKVKSQFPEKNLWFYTGYVYDKDLIPNGKKYCEVTDELLHYIDVLIDGPFIEEEKDITLKFRGSRNQRIIHLKNK, from the coding sequence ATGTACTATGGAAATATAAAAAAAGTTGATATTGCCAATGGAAAAGGGGTAAGGGTTTCTCTCTTTGTTTCTGGCTGTAGAAATCGTTGTAAAAATTGTTTTAATCCTGAGACTCAAAATTTTAAATATGGAAAAGAATTTACACAAGAAACTGAAAACTATATTTTAGAATTACTTAAGGAAAAATATATTAGTGGATTAACTGTCTTAGGAGGAGAACCCTTTGAAGAGGAAAATCAAAGAAGATTATTACCCTTTATTAAAAAAGTTAAATCTCAGTTTCCAGAAAAAAACCTATGGTTTTACACAGGATATGTATATGATAAAGATTTAATACCAAATGGAAAAAAATATTGTGAAGTAACTGATGAACTTTTACATTACATAGATGTTTTAATAGACGGACCCTTTATAGAGGAAGAAAAAGATATTACTCTTAAATTTAGAGGATCACGAAATCAAAGAATCATTCATTTAAAAAACAAATAA
- the recR gene encoding recombination mediator RecR has translation MSSKYLEILIEEFNKLPGIGKKSATRLAFHVLDLKEEEVNNFAKAITNVKVYVKKCKICGNFSENEICNICSDETRDNSIICVVEDGKDILPIEKTRKYNGSYHVLNGKIAPLNGITPDKLNIKSLLNRIANESIEEVIFALSSDLEGETTVMYLTKLIKPFGLTVSKLASGIPMGGNLEFTDSATISKAIEGRQKL, from the coding sequence ATGTCATCTAAATATTTAGAAATTTTAATAGAGGAATTTAACAAACTTCCTGGAATAGGGAAAAAATCCGCTACTAGACTGGCCTTTCATGTATTGGATTTAAAGGAAGAAGAGGTTAATAATTTTGCAAAGGCAATAACAAATGTAAAAGTTTATGTTAAAAAATGTAAGATTTGTGGAAATTTTAGTGAAAATGAAATTTGTAATATTTGCTCAGATGAAACAAGAGATAATTCAATTATTTGTGTTGTTGAAGATGGGAAAGATATTCTTCCAATAGAAAAAACTAGAAAATATAATGGAAGTTACCATGTTTTAAATGGAAAAATTGCTCCATTAAATGGAATTACACCAGATAAATTAAATATTAAATCTCTTTTAAATAGAATTGCAAATGAATCTATAGAAGAGGTTATTTTCGCCTTAAGTTCTGATTTAGAAGGGGAAACAACTGTTATGTATTTAACAAAATTAATAAAACCCTTTGGTTTAACAGTTTCAAAATTAGCCAGTGGTATCCCAATGGGTGGAAATTTAGAATTTACAGATAGTGCTACAATTAGTAAAGCTATTGAAGGAAGACAAAAATTATAA
- a CDS encoding MATE family efflux transporter: MDSNTENILGKNKISMLLLKFSIPAIIALITTAIYNIADQIFIGHSVGFLGNAATNITFPIISICTSIVLLTGIGTSACFSIALGEKNTQKTKEIIGNGLFLNIFFSISFTIFLLLNIEKILLIFGATKDILPYAMTYTKITALGIPFLIFFSAITFWVRADGSPKFAMGITLTGAITNIILDPIFIFGFDLGMAGAALATIIGQFLSACLALFYLTKRFKSFKITLASFIFPKLNIIRHIFLLGMSQSANQLGLMLVQITMNNVLTYYGSRSIYGAEIPLACVGIILKINILFLYIIIGISQGAQPILGYNIGSKQYDRVIKTIKLALKCDSVVSITAFILFQTFPREIISIFGTGTEEYFLFAEKFFKIFMFFTFANFIQIFAGNFFSAIGRGKIGLFIAITRQFLFLLPLIIFLPMIFGIEGIFFSAPTADILALSITMYFLRREYVKIKNLEIEQKKGLI, translated from the coding sequence TTGGATTCAAACACAGAGAACATTTTGGGAAAAAACAAAATATCCATGCTTTTATTAAAATTTTCCATCCCTGCTATAATAGCTTTAATAACAACAGCAATTTACAACATAGCTGACCAAATATTTATTGGGCATAGCGTTGGGTTTTTAGGAAATGCTGCAACTAATATAACCTTTCCTATTATTAGTATTTGCACCTCTATTGTTTTACTTACAGGAATAGGTACTTCAGCTTGCTTTAGTATTGCCCTTGGGGAAAAGAACACACAAAAGACAAAGGAAATTATTGGAAATGGATTGTTCTTAAATATCTTTTTTTCTATTTCATTTACCATATTTCTACTCTTGAACATAGAGAAAATCTTATTAATTTTTGGTGCAACAAAGGATATTCTCCCCTATGCTATGACTTATACTAAAATAACAGCTTTGGGAATTCCATTTCTAATATTTTTTTCAGCTATTACTTTCTGGGTTAGAGCTGATGGAAGTCCTAAATTTGCCATGGGAATAACCTTAACTGGAGCCATTACAAATATTATATTGGACCCTATTTTCATTTTTGGATTTGATTTAGGAATGGCTGGAGCAGCCTTGGCCACTATTATAGGGCAGTTCTTATCTGCATGTTTAGCACTTTTTTATTTAACAAAAAGATTTAAAAGTTTCAAAATAACATTAGCTTCATTTATATTCCCTAAATTAAATATAATTAGACATATTTTTTTATTGGGAATGTCCCAGTCAGCTAATCAACTTGGACTTATGCTTGTGCAAATAACCATGAATAACGTTCTTACCTATTATGGGTCCCGTTCCATATATGGAGCTGAAATTCCCCTTGCTTGTGTAGGAATTATTTTAAAAATAAATATACTATTCTTGTATATTATAATTGGTATATCCCAAGGGGCACAACCTATTCTAGGCTATAACATTGGTTCTAAGCAATATGATAGGGTTATTAAAACTATTAAGCTAGCACTTAAATGTGATTCAGTGGTTTCAATAACTGCCTTTATACTATTTCAAACCTTTCCAAGGGAAATTATTTCCATCTTTGGAACAGGTACTGAAGAATATTTTCTTTTTGCTGAAAAGTTCTTTAAGATATTTATGTTTTTTACCTTTGCTAACTTTATTCAAATTTTTGCAGGTAATTTCTTCAGTGCAATTGGAAGAGGAAAAATTGGTTTATTTATAGCTATTACTAGACAATTCCTATTTTTATTACCTTTGATTATTTTTCTTCCTATGATATTTGGAATAGAAGGAATATTCTTTTCTGCTCCAACAGCTGACATATTAGCTTTAAGCATCACAATGTATTTCCTTAGAAGAGAATATGTTAAAATTAAAAATTTAGAAATTGAACAAAAAAAAGGACTTATATGA